The DNA region atatattatgattgtcaTAGTATTACATTGTTGAGGAGTTTGTACTCGGCGTTAGGTGTTGATTCCGATTCAAATGaatgtcatccgtatcatgaatgacagtattttgcaggaaggtTTAGCTTCAGGTTTCGATCCGGGCAGCAGCatttactatttatcgagaacttagctgctttttgtacctttcatgatgacttgatgatgatgatgtatctctttttattttgaacaaatagtatttcttatcagatgtaatattttactattttatttttaaagaattttagtttttatgatttaaagtttttaacagttcggcattttgagactttcgCAATATTATTGTATCCgacgttattattattattaaatgataaTCATGTATCGAGAATACCGCTATTGTTACACCTAATCTCAAAATTTTGTtctattgaaaaggttaataaagatatttaaactatGGTTCATTAAACATAGATTCAATCATAAGAATTCAAATTTCAtacaattaatcaaataaaatcattctATACATCATATTAGGCTCAATCCCTCAATCCTAGAAAGAAAATCTACTCACAAGACATAGAcactaaaatttgatattaacaaTAAGCAAAGCCCTAATTATGATGATAAACATgatgaaaatatataattaaagacaattaaataaatatataattaaagaacAAAATAAAGATACGTAAGAATTGGACTGTATATAAACCATGGATTGCatgaaaataaatgaaagaACATAAAAACTGAGTTTTTTAGACTAAGAACATAACTAGAACATTAGGGcataaaaactaattaaagACTTTGTAAATCTGAAATTAACTAACCTATTTATACTCCAAGGTTACTTGGGAGACAATTTTCCCAAAAACTAATTgatttctaataataaaataaagctaAAATAAATTAGATTATTGAAGTAGTTGGCAGAAAACCGATGCACGTGGAGTTCCAGCAACTGACGACGAGTCGTTGCCATAACATTGCGGCTCGTCGCATCTTCAAAACACGCAAATGAAGAATTCCAGAACTTAGCGATGACTTGTCGCCCATAGGTAGAGTAAAAGCGACGAGTCGCGACCTTTCTCTGATCTTCATATTTATAAACAGTGAGTTGTCATGAGTCGTCGCCTCTTGGTCAGGCAAAAGCGACGACTCGTCCCCAACTTCTGCCTTGTGAGACGCTTGGATTTTTATGCAACGAGTTGTTTGCTTGGGCTTTCTTTGCTAGCAACTTATGCCCACTcaatacttaaaatatttttgtgacTTCTTTTCATTCATTTACTCATAGAGTACCACTTTCTTCCTTCCCATAGTGCCCTGCAATTGTATTAGCCACATTTCTTGCACAAATATACtaaaaaaatcaccaaaatcAACCCAATTACTCCAACTGTAACACCCTAGAATTTTCGACCCTTTATACAGAACTAAAACCGTAAGAAAACGAaggaaatttgggtgttacattaaaaataaaatatagaatgactaaagaaaaggaaaaggttaAGTTGGATGATTTAGTTAAAGGAGTAGAAAAACTCCCAAACAAGATTGTGCAGAAATTTCGGCAGCACCTAACCTAAAGTTGGACGTACTAATAGAAAGCAACGatcaaaaaaacataataaagaagAGGCATCAACGGCCTTGTAACAAAATATCACCGCGGAATGATCATCGCCTAATCCTCTGTCGACATGCTTAGATGGATCATGGTTCCAATGTAAACGCTTGAGtttgaagaaagaaaatgaacgataaactatttAATTCATACAAACCACAAAAACAACACAACAGAAATAACTTATACAAAAGGAGAAGGCATagtcaaaacaataacattagTGCGCACTTTAAGATTCTCACTCATTTTCCCCCGTATGCAATGCAAAGAAGCTCCATCACCTGTAATGTCTTTCTATGATATCCCCGCTGCTCAACGTAAGATAATAGACCAACGTGTCATACCAAGGCCATCAAAGACGAGCCATCAACAATGACAACAAATAGTatacgtcagtaactagcaacATGTTATCTATATAACCAACAATCAATATCAACATAACAATGACAAGATAAAGGAGACATTTCAATATGTAAGTATCAACTCTAACTACTTCTCATTTACTtctcaatgccttcaccatctttcttctcttctttgatttcatatattctcttatgtgacaagaggtcaccaTATTCGGGTTTGgaagacccacatggcaacacctcagccaaggGCGGTGACGGCCATGTCGGCGCCCAATGGaaaagtatgatcataccccgTACAACAACCATATACAGATAGGGATGGACATGGGTcttggaccctaagggtctagaCCCATCTCGACCATAATTTAAGGGTTTGGATCCACCTGTTTTTGGACCCTATGGGCCCGGGTCGGATCTAGGTTCATGACCTTAGGGTCTGGGTCCAGGTCCACACGTTTGAGATCCAGATCCAACCTAGATCCGACCCATGGAAccatttacattattttttcaaaattatatattagctatcatgtgtatttaattgtttgatatGGAACTTTGTTATATATTGGAACATTATGGGATTTGAAACTTTTTCGGTGCATGTAATTTGAAATGTGGTCGTTGtatctatactttaaaaatcaaaatattttatgaatattttgtttttaagaacTTGAATGTTGGAAAGCTTCAAATATTTGGTTGTTCAATTAGTATAAGATATTAGAAGATCCTTGTTAGTTGAAAATGtttaaacaattttatacaaatGGACGAAAattatataggaaaaattacccctaataatccaatctttcactcattttcctacaataatcccaacttttgattaaccatgaataataccagcTTTTAAGTCAATTACTCATAAATGTTGTTGTGCAAATGGTAACCTGTTTTTGTatgtaatttaacaaaaaaagtaaataaaatagcaaaaataatgtaacaccccgagattttctgacgtcattaattaatattttaatgacttttggttattttataattatattaaattaattttgaagtagttttaataattccttttatatacgaatttaaatattaacatatatttatattaaaaatacaattacgatttctaaataaagaggtttgaatcaaaacaattattttattaaaatgtgtgagcaaacgaaggtgagtttcttagttgggcctcgcaagaagatgaacctaggtaaataaataaataagtaaataaataaaataaaaggatgGGTTAGGGTTGTGAGTACTCCTTCCCTCACTCACAAAGAAAATCACGCCACTCTTTTCCCTCCTTCCCTCTTTCCCTCTCTTCTCTCGCTTCCCCTTGTGTGTGCCGCCAGCTGCTGCCCCAAACAGCTGTCCGCGGAGCCCGGCAGCCACCGCCATTTCTCCCTCCTTCTCCCACATCAAACCGCCAGCAGCACTAGCCACTTACTGACCGTGAGCTGCACCACAGCAGGGCAGCCGAGTCTCCCTTCCACCATCAGCAGCCGCGTCATTCCTTGCCGCCATCAACTAGCGGCTGTGACAGCAGCAGTATGAGCCGTGACTCCATCCACCACCACACTAACCACTCTTCTCTTCACCCCTTTCTCTTGTTCACCTAAGTAAGCCATATCCTCTTCCGTAATTGATTTTCTcttgttttaaattaaaattgttatcaagtttatgagttagtaatgatttttgtattattttcattgaatcttttgtgggtaagagtttgattgatgaattgaacatacttatgatttagggtttgaagtatgattagaaattatgggttgtgtgttgattgtgtattaatttggtttaatCTTAACATGGGTAATAGAAATGGTGTTATCCTTGAGCATTAAGTGGTTAGGGTTTGATTATAGAATGGTTACTCTTAATCGTGTGTACTATCATACTACATTTTTGAAGTATTGTGGTCATTTGGATAGCTTTAAATGAGTATTAGTGGAGGAAATTGTGGTTGAATAGGGTGGTGGTATTGGTTTTAGTATTGGTTAGGATCGTTGGCTGCAAAGAATGGTTACTAATTGCCCTTATTATCTTTGGTAATGTTGATTAGTGATTGTTGCTAACTAATCGTGGTTGTTGATTAATATCATTGGTCGCtaaaagttgttattttagGATTGTATGGTTGTCGTTATTAGTTGTAATTATCGTTGTTATGCTTGGATATTTTGATTGTAAGTTGTGTAACCTTAGTGTTCTCATAAGTTATAGTGCTCGATGTCATTGTGAGTTACTTTGAACATACTTGGCGCTAACCCTTATTCACTATGATAATTAACTATGAGAAATGTAGTGAATGGCATTATGACACatcattttgattaattatcaTTATGGTTATAAATGTTAGGTTATGCATTAAACGAGATTGGATGTATTAGTTCATTTTCTTGGTAATAAGTATTTCTATAGCTCCAAATATTGTAAAATAAAGAAGGGATCTCTTGGGTGCTAGTCGTTatcaaaatgattgaaaaagtTGGTTTGGTTGTTAAGTTTAGTTGATGTCGTGAATTCGTGATCATTGAGCAAGCTAAATTGAGTAATGTTGAACATGTAAAGCACATGAAATTGAAAGCTTATCTTGAATGAATAAATAGTTATCACATTGAAATGTAGTTGGTATAAAAAGGTAGATAAGTgggcttattagttctactaaAAACTTGTACAGGTGCCCGGTTCATAAGAGGGATGTAAAACCTCGCTCTGTCCGATTATTGTGGCTCTTTTGGTCGTGCGGTGAAGCTTACAgatacgtacacgcagtaacgaacccttatatacaattttcttatatatatatatagagagagagagagagaatatATAAATTCAAACTAATGAAgtgtgaagaaatttttttgattacaaGATAGATCGAGGAAAGGGAGGGTTAGGTGAGATTCAATCCCATAAACTTGCCTGGGAAAAACTATATTTGTTCTAATTGAGATAAGAAccaaatttcaatatataaaagtTATTAATGAGTTATCCAACTTGAATTAATATGACAATTACATAAGGTATATAAAACCTATAATCCATAAATTAAGCCTAACAATAGTcctatatatatttactttgaTTAATTATTGCTAACATTATTCCAATCAAATATTTACATACgatttatttcttaataataTTTCTTCCCTAACATCCTCTTCAAGTTGTAGCATGAAGTTTACAAATGTCTAATTTGTGAAGGAAAAACATAAACTACTTTGGCCTAAAGCCTTAGTAAAAATATCCACTAGTTGCATATGAGTAAACACATAAGTAGGATGAATGGTACCAACAAGGATTGCATCACGTAAGAAATGACAACTAAATTCAATGTGTTTGGTGCATTCATGAAACACCGAATTCTGAGCAAGCTATAATGCCAACTGActattacaaatttacaatgtaTCCTCGATCATTGAGCGATATTCAACTTCAGCGGCCAAGTGTGAAATTCTGTCTATTaatcaacaagaaaataaaGTCACAAATAACAATATCGTTATGGTTCTTTGGTTGCTTAATCTTTTTCTTGAATTTGgattattaaaatttgtaaatgaatAGTGAAACGAGAAATAAAATGGCAAACtctgaagaacaaaaaaaaagtctGTTATTTATCCATGGCATTGTGTGACCATATCTGGGTAAAGACTACAATTACTTTTAACAGTTGAAAATTGTGatgttttggaaaatttttaatcattttattagAATTAATGTACGATTAAttggaaaaaagaaaagattaaATGAGACTGAGagaaaaataggaaaataataatctaacgttttattttcttttcctaACTTGAAAATGACGATTAATTTAATGGTGACTTAAGTTATTGGCCCTTTTCAAGATTGGGCCCTAGGCGGCAGCACTCCTCGCTTACACCCACGATCGGGGTTGTGTAATTGTAAATATAGTAAAggctgaaaattaatttattgatcAAACTCGGAAAAACGAAATCAACTAACTTAACAATGCAGTGGAAAACATGACATTTTATGCTTTATAGACATCTCATGAAATGAAATGTTTCTTTCTTAGATAGATTATCACATTCACCCATTTGGcacacatttatattttttttatggaaaagaaatgttattatcacaaaatataattatgaataaAGTACAGTAAAAAGAAAAACGAAATGCTACAAATTCAAGTAAAGCCCAAAAAGGTCCATTCCATCATACTCTACTTCTTGCTACAAATGAAATGTTTCTCAAATAGATGATcacttttagttctttgttcttCTTGTTCTACTTCTTCTACTGAAATGGTGGTCATGAAAATCAAGTAAAGCCCATTCCATCTtgttcaacaatttaaaaagccaaaaagGCTTCCCCACTGACAATATGTAGTACCCCCAACCCAAACCAACTATTGTACCACTTCCAAATCCAATCACTACAACTTCCCACATCGATAATTCTATTTTTTCTTCCACattatcattgttcaaagattgcACAACAGTATTGTTTTTGCATTCAAGTAATGGTGCTCCACACAATTCAAGATTTCCCTCGTACGAATCAGATGAGAAGGTATCAAAATTGTTACCATGGGGTATAGGCCCTTCCAGTTGATTATATGAAACATTAAAAACCTCGAGAAATGTTAAACTAACAAGTTCTTTAGGGATTTCACCGATAAGCCTATTTGATGATAGGTCTAAACCATCCAACAATGATAAGTTCCCGATGGATGGAGGGATGTTTCCGGTAAGTAGGTTATGCGAGAGATTAAGATTTCGAAGTGCTCGCAACATCCCTATAGAATTTGGAATATCTCCTTCAAAGTGATTATTAGACATATCAAATGTTGACATAGAAGTAATTATCTTCTTATAAACCAGTTCCACCCCCTTTACTATCATCTTGATGGAGTACATATATTTAAAACTACTAAATTCATCTTCTAAGTACCTTGGACTTCCTATAGTAGACATGTTGATATCCATCATGGAACGAAATTGTTTGATGTACATGAATGGCAACTTACCACAGAAATTATTGTTTGAAAGGTCGAGAATTTGTagatttgaaaaagaaaatgttgCAATCTTTGATAAATTGTTAGTTATATCACCATGAAATTTATTAAAGGGTAGGCTGAGAACCTCTAAAGACGGAAGGCTACCTAACCAATAGGGGAATACatctttgaatttgttgtttCTCAAATTTAGGACTTTCAGGTTTCTACATTTAGATAAAGACCTAGGTATAGCTCCTTCTAACTGATTGTTAGTGAAATCTACATATTCCAAGGAATCACAAGTAGAAAATAATGCTGATGGAATGATGCCcttgaaattatttgattggaGATTCAATACAGCTAATTGAGTACTAGTATTGCCCAAGCAATGAGGAACTTCTCCATTAAACTTGTTATAAGATAAATCAAGGATTTGAAGATTAACCAAGCTGCAGATAGAAGAGTTTTTAAAATTCGTGACATTGTATCCTGGAATGCATGACAAATATGAAAGAATTTAGAGAAAGTTGTGGCTTCATATAATAATGTATAAATACATCATAGTAAAAGAATATTCTACCAtgaaatttaatcttttttgaaaagaaaaaaaaataaatttgaccaCATGACTTCTTAAAAAAGTTAGAAATTAGTTTAGAGTGAATATTGCTTTCTATGAATGGttacaaaaaatatttgacaTGGATGAATATTGGAAACATTTGGATTAAGATTTGAAATTTTggattttattgataaaaaaaatattctgatTTGCCACCCTATTTATTACTCTCTCCGATTTCATATGTTATTCTCAAatgaatttacgaattttagaaTATTTATGTGGGATGTTgattgattcgtctcaatatattatttctaaatatcaaaaatcaaagaaTTAGATTAAAGATAATTCGATAGAACTtgtttcatatatttttattggtaaCATTAATcaatgttatattaaaaaaaaaacaaatatgaaaaaccttaataatacaagaaatatatttttattagtgaCAAGCGAattcaaagaaagaaaataacaatttaacagttggaagtctcaatgtatgcaaTGGCGAACTATTTTGGAAGATGCAATTTAAATAGACATTGCTAAAGATTAGTGTACCtgtaatctgtggtgtgattttTCCAA from Amaranthus tricolor cultivar Red isolate AtriRed21 chromosome 3, ASM2621246v1, whole genome shotgun sequence includes:
- the LOC130808055 gene encoding receptor-like protein 33 gives rise to the protein MRILVFFLFIHCLNISFTNGGILSEQEALLAIKSAIKDDPYKSLSSWKNTTHHCNWSFVTCSSYSHSPTVISLNFTDLHLNGTLSPQIGFLTNVQYLSLFLNNFYGHVPSTLSLLTKLQVLDLALNRFSGPLPLFVNMSELRGLSLSDNDFSGTISPEFSKLQKLQVLDLSNNQLHGEIPNSFSLLTNLFYLELSYNLLHGEIPNSFSVLANLNHLGLSNNQLHGEIPNSFSLLTNLNHLGLSNNQLHGEIPNSFSLLTNLIYLDLSYNLLHGEIPNCFSLLTNLIYLNLSYNQLTGQLPVNIGKLTSLSYLLVANNNLIGKITPQITGYNVTNFKNSSICSLVNLQILDLSYNKFNGEVPHCLGNTSTQLAVLNLQSNNFKGIIPSALFSTCDSLEYVDFTNNQLEGAIPRSLSKCRNLKVLNLRNNKFKDVFPYWLGSLPSLEVLSLPFNKFHGDITNNLSKIATFSFSNLQILDLSNNNFCGKLPFMYIKQFRSMMDINMSTIGSPRYLEDEFSSFKYMYSIKMIVKGVELVYKKIITSMSTFDMSNNHFEGDIPNSIGMLRALRNLNLSHNLLTGNIPPSIGNLSLLDGLDLSSNRLIGEIPKELVSLTFLEVFNVSYNQLEGPIPHGNNFDTFSSDSYEGNLELCGAPLLECKNNTVVQSLNNDNVEEKIELSMWEVVVIGFGSGTIVGLGWGYYILSVGKPFWLFKLLNKMEWALLDFHDHHFSRRSRTRRTKN